Within the Scyliorhinus canicula chromosome 18, sScyCan1.1, whole genome shotgun sequence genome, the region gtgggtcgaagggcctgtactgttctatgattcaattTTAAAATAACCTGTATGCTTTGCTTGAAGGAAGATGTCTGATGGAGTATTTCTGTTTCACATAATTTTGTTTAACCCCTTTAACTCTTGACTCCAGTCCTAATTAAGCCCATTGACTCTGgatatcatgggcagcacggtagcacaagtggatagcactgtggcttcacagcaccagggtcccaggttcaactccccgctgggtcactgtctgtgcggagtctgcacattctcccagtgtctgttgggtttcctctgggtgcccctgtttcctcccacagccgaaagacgtgcaggttagattgaccatgctaaattgcccttagtgtctaaaaaggttaggaggggttattgggttacggggatagggtggaagtgagggcttaatgtgggtcggtgcagattcgatgggccgaatggcctccttctgcactatattctATATCAATTCTCACCCCTTAAGAACATCTGTTCTTtagaaaaaaaactaattggcCAAGAGAATATTAAACTGCTACTGATTGCTTTGTTGTATTGAAGACTCAGCTGGGCTCAAAAAGGCTTTGGGCTTATCTTCACAGATTGGACTCCTTACCTGGTGTTGTTTTAACTTTGTGAAGCTGACAAGCTCAATTGAGTGAATAAAGGGAGTGGGTGCAACACCCTCCAGCAGATATAACCGAGATCAAATCTTATATTGCCACCGGGGCAGTGCAACTCCCcagcaaaagcagaaaatactgtacaatctcagcaggtctgacagcatctgaggagagaggagggagctaatgtttggagactggatgactctttgtcaagctAGAGAACTGGATACAGGATCAGAATTATAACTCCCCATTTTACcatgtgaacagccagtggtatAACTCTACATTTAAACCCCCTGGTTGATGGAACCAATTTGGAAGATCTCACCATTTAGACCAGCCGTTCTCCATTCAGCTGCTTCCTTGGTAAATGTTGGGCAAGCCTCACATGATTCAGCTCTACGTATCTAGGCTCCTGCCTCTGGTGCGGCGACATCTCACTGAAGTTCCTCACCATATCCCAGCTGATGGCGGTGGCTATCTCCCTCACACtcagctccccctccttccccagttTATCCGCCTCCTCCGGCGAACCCTGGCTTTTCACCGAGAGTCTTTGGGAAAACCTCCTGGCCAGCCTCCCCTCGAGCGCGGGCTCTTTCTCCAGTTCCTCCAGGGGCACCTCGATGTTGCCCGTGCACCAGAAAAGCCACCAAATCAGGCTCAAGAAGACGATGATGGAGCCGCTGTAAACGAGGCAGTCCCCAaaccccctgccacccacccgcacATTGGCAAAAATGCCAATTAAGAGCAAGGTCAAGCCGGCCACGTCCAAGCTGACAGCCATGCAGAAGAAGCCCGGGCACCGCCCCATCCCGCCCAAAACCATTGCCTCTTGTCTGCAGCCCACTCTCCAATGCAAAAAGTTCTGGGGCAAAAGAGCTACAAACTCATCCAGGTGTTTCTCCCGGGAAATCCCGCTTCCCGTGACGTAAATCCTGTCCTGCTTGGACGGAGAAATTGTGGGGTTAAAGTCTCTTCACAGTGTTGCATGCAAAAGTAAACGTGATGACATCTAAAACTTAAAACAAATAATATCGAGGAATAGTTATTCCTTTCATTTTTATTATTGTTTTGAATTGAAATATGCAAAGCTTTCACCTTCTCACCTGTGAATAATAAATCtaaagtaagtttttaaaaattatttaatctCTTTTTTTGGTGAGAATGACTAACACGAAGTTAGACAAATGAGTGTGCCATAAGTTGTCATTGAGTGTGTTTCTCCAGATTGAAGTTTGAGGAATGGTCTGAGTAATAccaacaatatttttttaaaaatcacctgaAAATCCGATATCAATCCAAATATTAGAGCAATAATTTGTATTGAAATAGTACCTTTAACCTTGTAAAAGGTCCCAAGGCCCTTCATAAGAGTGTTGTACTAAATTACGACACAAACATGATTgagacatataagatcctgaggggtcttaatgggatggatgtggaaaggatggctGGGATTCCTCGGTCCCCCAGCCGCAGGTTCCATGGGGcgcaccgttcgctggcggcgggagtcTCTACTCCcggcgcttgtcaatgggatttcccattaaaggcaccccacaccgttgggaaacccatgggagggggtgtgctgccggctgagcagagaatcccaatggctggagaattctggatgacatttcctcttgtgggagaatctagaactaggggtcactgttttaaaataagGAGCCACTCATTTAAAATGGACACaaggtgattttttttcacaCACAAAGTTGTGCCTCTTTCTGAAAATACGGAAGAAgcacagtctttgaatatttttaaggtagaagTGGATAGAATATTTCTAAGGAGGTGATAGGATATCGGGGGTAGGCTGAGTACATATTTGAGGTAACTATTAAAcccccatgatcttattaaatggtggagcaaattcgaggggctgaagggcctacttctgctctttgtTGGTACATAAACCATTAGCTTGGTCAAGCGGTCCAATTTAAGGAACATCTTCAAGATGTAAAGGAAGGTAGAGAGCTGGAGCGACATCGGGAGGGAATTCTAGACATTAAGAGGCTgaaggtggagtgattaaaactaACAGTCCCAAAGAGGCTAAACTTAGAGGAACAAAGATATCTCCGATGTTTGTAGGGCTGGCGGAAATTATAGAGCTAGGGAgagatttgcaaacaaggataagaattttaaaattgagaggtTACATCATTGAAATGCCCTATAGGTTTCATTATTCCTGTAGGTTTTATTGAGAGTCCCTATTGGTTTCAGTATTCCTATAGGTTTCATTGAGAGTCTCTATACGACAGTAAACACAGAGGTAATAATGAACAGGACTTGATGAGAGGTAAAACACGGGCACTGAGCTTTGGATGAGCTTAGTGATAGGACAGCCAAAAATACATGGGAATAGTCAAATTGATGAGTAACAAAGGCATTGATGAGGGCTCCAGCAGCAGATGAGTTTACGCAGAGGTAGATTTGAGTGGTCAAGGAGGTGGAAATAAGCGGCTTTTAGTGATAGTATGGATATGTGGTCGGAAGCATTTATAAAGGTCAAATACGACAATAGggttgcaaacagtctggttcagtctcaGAAGTTTGCAGGGAGTGTGATGGGGGTCAATGGCTTGaggatggttttgtgaagggggctGAAAATCATATcaaaagtgcagaggaggttcaccaagatgttgcctgggatggaacattttaagtTATGAAGGGAGGTTAGATAGGCTttggttgttttccctggagtagagaagactgaggggcgacctgatcaaggtgtacaaggttatgaggggcatggacagggtggatagggaacagctattcccttagttgaagggtcagtcacaaggggacacaagttcaagctgaggggcaggaggtttaggggggggggggatttgaggaaaggctttttacctagagggtggtgacggcctggaatacactgcctgggaatGTGGTaggggcaggttgcctcacatcctttaaaaagtacctggatgagcacttggcacgtcataacattcaaggccataTGGGTCAAatgctggcaaataggattaggtaggcaggtcaggtgtttttcatgtgtgagtgcagactcgatggaccgaacggcctcttctgcgctgtattattctgtgattataTGTCGTGGATTTGTCTTTTTGCCATGCAATTGGTAACTGTGTGTTTATAACTGTTTGAAAACAAGTGCTGTGCAAACTGGAAATTATGTTGACATATGGACAAATCAGACAGCAATAAAAAGCAATCAACTATTTTCTTCAATTGTAATTTTACAAATATTGCAATATCTAATTGAAAGGCTATGGAGCACCCGGTCCAGGGCAAGATTTAGGTTAAATCAGCAAGTGGTGATTTGGAGGTGCCGAGCTTGAATTTGAAAGTTTGAAATGAATGTTGAAACAAAGATGAAATAATTGTCACAGGTATGAAATATGGGAGTGACGAGAGCAGTGTTTAAGTCTGCCACCAGTGGCAGTGAGGGAACATGCATTGCACAACATGTCGCCCGCTCTCAGGAGTCAACAGTGATGCCACTATTGAAAATATTGCAACAAATATAACCAGTAATATTAAACCCACAACacaagtccttttttaaaaaacttggcaGGAAAACTGCTGTTGTGTTACTTTGTCAGGAAATATCTCCGTTTATCATGTAACTCAGAACGTAATATGCCACCGTTAATATTATTCCAAGGAGGGTATATGCTCAAATAAGAAACACTCATAAAATCTTTACCAGACCTTCAATTTTGCGCTGCTCAGTCTGTATTTGCCAGAAGGGTGAAGTGTCATTCTCAAGCAGCCATACAGTCTGCCTGCTGACCTGTACAGCCCATTTACTCTGATGAGATGCTGGTCATCTTTTTAGAGGCAAATAAAACCAAACATTTTGTATATCATACAAAAGTTACAAGATAATTGGGGGAATAAGTTCGCATAAATGCACAGCAGGTTAAATTGACTGTTTTAATAGAATTATTGttttaatcccaaactaatctgcACACATGATTTTATCACTCAGTGATCCTGCATTTATCAGAGGAAGTGAGTTTATAACACTACCAGTTGTATTCTACAAACTGTGTTTAGAAACAACCATGAGGAATGGTTACAACTATCCTGGTTTTTCCATCATACTGCCTTGGAATATATCCCAGTTATATCTGGATGAGACCAAAAGGACAGTTAGTCAGGATTCATGATGTCCAATTTATTCCAGAGTCTGTGTCTGATTAACTAAAGCACAAGATTATTAGTATAATGAGGAAAACGGTGCAATTTTGTTAACTTAAGTTTTTGTTAGTCTTTTAGTTTTCTACAACATGTATAGTAGCCAGACTGGACATCTGCCAATACCACACCATAGCTGAGCATTAGTGCGTGCAGAATGATCTGGACTGTTTTATCTTCTGTGTGTTTATGCACATGACCTCCTCTGCTCACTGACAATTCCATAAAATGGACAATCATTCACGCAACAGCAGATTAGTGAACAAACCCCTTGACATCGCTCAATCTTTCATCTAGTGTCGCTCAAGTTAGATTATCGATAAGTGATTTGGATGAAAGGCACAGTCTGTAATCACACATTAAGAATGCTGAGACTGTCtttgttttctttccaaagtCTGCACTTCCTTATCAAATATAAGCCAGGCACAATGTCATGTTCAAAACTGGCACTGTATTTTGCAAGCATGTTCCATCAATGTCATCCACCCATTTGGGTTCTGTACAGACTGACTGCTGATACCAGTTTATCTTCATGTGATACCAATGATATTTTTAGGAGGCAAGTCAAGCTAAAATGTAACATCTATGTTATGaaagtgagataccctcaattatgacacaggagagaagattggtaattcaaaggctttaattaccagagaaccggacagctgccgagaagtgtggtcacagcatgctgcccagtgagcatcaccttatatactgtttactgggggcggagccagaggcggagtcccccagggttccaagcccggacttaaagggccaatgtattaaaggcaaggtacagttacagcagttaccgataccattcatcacattcacccccttttaaaaaaaacacatagtccgtcaggggtgaaagtggagttataagttcagtcttttgggtggtctgaccgtccgtgctgaccttctccgctccggtggtggtgccgtggatacggtcagTTTCGGTGATGGTTTTTccaggagcacggttgactgagcctttgcccgctttgcgggggggtggggggggggtgcgtatctggggtgactagggtgattggtgccggcaccggctggggggcagggggcggtatgggggggcgctgtcggggtcggcagttggtgcggggaggggagtgtcggtggggggggggggggtcggtggggaagccggcgggtgccaggtctcgcagggatgcTCGACgttggcgtattgagggtttgcgtgtagcaattggaccctctcgaccatcggatctgttttatggctcctcacgtgtctgcggagtaggactggtcccggagtcgtcagccagcatggaagcaagaccccagaggtggacttcctggggaagacaaacaaacgattgtgaggggtctcgttcgtggccgtacagaggagcgacctaatggaatgtagggcatcgggtaggacctcctgccagcgggcgattgggagactccttgaccgtagggctagaaggacagccttccaaactgtcgcgttttccctctccacctgcccgtttccccgcgggttatagctcgtcgttctgctcgaggtgatgcccttgctgagcagatatcgacgcagtttatcgctcatgaacgatgtaccccaatCACTGTGGATATAaacggggaaaccaaacagtgtgaagatgctgtgcagtgccttgattacggaggccgaggtcatatcggggcaggggactgcaaaagggaagtgggagaactcatcgataatggtgaggaaatagatgttgcggttggtggatgggaggggccctttgaagtccacacttagtcgctcaaaggccccagaggcctttatcaggcgagccctgtctggtcgatagaagtgtggtttgcactccgcacagatctggcatgccttagtcatggccttgacctcctctgtggagtaaggtaggttgcgggacttgatgaaatgggcaagccgggtgaaccccgggtggcagaggtcatcgtggat harbors:
- the LOC119953470 gene encoding transmembrane protein 238-like isoform X2; translated protein: MVLGGMGRCPGFFCMAVSLDVAGLTLLLIGIFANVRVGGRGFGDCLVYSGSIIVFLSLIWWLFWCTGNIEVPLEELEKEPALEGRLARRFSQRLSVKSQGSPEEADKLGKEGELSVREIATAISWDMVVTWHSGVPKI